The stretch of DNA CGGGGGCACTAGCGTCGCAAAGGGGTGTCCACTTCAATGGACACCCCCTTCGGCCCGCCACCCGCTCCCTAGGTGGCGGGCCGATTGCTTAGTGATCGTTGGGACCGTAAAGCATCCCCGGCCCTGTGATCTGGGAGCACCCGGTGTCATCACACACGAACGTTTGAGTAGGGCCCGGCGGCGGTGGAGGCGGCGCGGGGAAGTTCGGCTGCGACCCCGCGGGGTGAGTGGATTCGTTCGGCGGATGCGGTGGAGGGCACTGCCCGTCGGCGCATTGGTTCGGCCTCGCCGAGGCAACACCAGCTGCCTCCATCGACACGCCCGCTACGGCCCCGAACGCGGCCGCGGCGATGAGGATGGAGGGTGCGAGGCGTCGCAACCGGGTCGAACGCGCGATACTACTTGTCATTTCATCTCCTGATATGGAATCGCGGCGCCCGGAGTTGGGCCGCTAGTCAGGAGATTGTCGCGATCACGCAGGTGGCTTCGTAATCACCCGGCAGGCCAGATTCCGCTCCCTGAACGGGAAGGATTTCCTATCCGCCAGGTAAGCCAAGGGGTTCGGCCCGCCACCCGCTCCCTTGGTGGCGGGCCGGGATGATCCTGTTTAGCACCCCCCGTGCGAGGAACGTACCCGTCCCGTCGGGCGCCCAGGGGGGTGGGTTAAGGCGCGCCTGACGGCGCTCTGAATGAGACGCGCGTTACTTATACCAATCACGACGACGACTGTCATCCACTCGGGCCGCCGTCCAGCGGATTCCATCAAGGTCGTTTGTGTGCCCATGTCCATCGACTGGAGGCGTTAGCGCCTTTCCGTACTCCGGGAACGCGAGAGCGCTCTTCGTCGGCTCTATGGTCGGCCACTGCTTACCCTGCTGGATGATCGTCGCAGGGTCGGAACGCCTTGCCTCCCAACAACTCTTCATAGCTTCAGTAAGAGCCACAACCACTTTCGTCGTGGAAGCGCACAAGCCATCAAGCACATCAACACTGCTTCGCATGATGAACGCGTCTAGCATGCTCGTCCCGGTTTCCCCCACTCCAAAGACCAGAGACTGAAGCTCGCTCCATTTCGGCTGTTTGTAGAAGGGCCAGACCATCTGATCATCGATGATGACGTTTAGCCGTTTAGCTGGCGAACGGTGCGTCATTGCATTGCGCGTGTGGCGCAGCCACGTAAGCCAGTCAGTTTCCCCGAAGCTCTGCCAGTCCTTTACCGCAGTCAACAGCTTGAGTTGCAGGTCACGTCCAGCTGTCCCTAGCGGCTCGACGCGCCCCTTGCCCAGGACGCTGGCTTTCGGTTTTTGGCTGTGGGCCTCGGTCGCAATGCTTTCAAGTGTTGTCCAGTAAACGTCGCCTGACACGTCGACCTCGAAACCACCGACGATGATCACCGCCACAGCGAGTCGATCCAACGTCTGCATGAGGTGAAAAAAGCAAGATTCCGCAGATTGAATGATCCGCTGAGTGCGGCGCCGAGTTCGGTCACTGCTTGTATGCGCTTCGGCGAATCGCCGTGAGTTCTTCTGGCCTGCCTTCACGAATTCGCGCCAAAGCCTTTTCGCCGCATCCGTTTCGGCGTACGTCTGCTCTCTGTGTTCCTGCGCGGCGAACGATGCGGCCACTAGCGCCTCGGACGAGCCGAGGATGGATTGAAGCAGATAGTCCGCGAGCATGGTGAGCGTCTTCCAGTCACTATGACCAGACCACCACGCAAAAGCCCCATTCTCTTGGTCGAGTTCGCCGACAAGCTGGGCATAAAGCGAGTCGAGCAAGCTAGTTGCTGGCAGCGCCTGCCGCTCGTAGAGGTCTAGGCCGGGAGCATCCACTGCGAACCACCAATTGCGGCGCTTTTGTCGTTCCCCCATGCGTCGCGCCGCCGACACATGAGACGGCGGCAGGTCTGCCATCCGCGTCTTAGGCTAGACACGCAGTCATCATGATCACCCCCCTTCGTCGGTGACCGCCGATACCGTCTTCGTCCATGAGCAATGCAGCGCCCTGGGCCTCGACCGCAGGCAACAAATTCCGCGACGTCGCACGGTCAACTGAGAACCCGACGACCCGGGCACTCGCCGAGGGGCTGACAGCCCTTACCGAATCGCTCCGAGAGCTCGACGCCAAACTAGAGACGATCGACCAGCAGTTGCGTGCAACTCAAGGAGGCAACTAACGATGAAGATCTTGACCGCCACGGCACAGGGCGCGGACCGTGAAGACGACTTCTGCAACGGTATCGAGGGCGAGATCGTCGTGCCCGCGATGGTGTGTGACAGCCCGAACTGTGGATGCGACAGGTCTTTCAGCGGCCTCAATTCCCACACCGCGACCACAACCCTCATGGTCAGAGAGGTCGACCTGACGATTGACGACCTAGAAGAAGCTGCGATTGGCTGGGCGGAAGCCGGGGGCTGGGCGAAATTGATCACCGAGAATCCCGAACCGGACGACGGGCCTGACCCCGTACGCGCGTTTGCGCGTGACCTCGTGCAAGATTCCGCGGGTTTCGCAGCCGACTACGCCGAGGGCACGATTCTTATGTGCGGTACGACCGCGTCGCCGCCTACGTCACGCAGCGCGGCAAGACCACGTACGTCACCTACACCAGCAATGGGCTGCCGCTGACCAATCTCATCCGCGTTGTGCCAGTAGTCGGCAACGTCATCGCCGACCTCACCGAGCCGGTGCTGACCGCGATCGTGAATTCGGCCTACCCGAACGGCAATCCGATCCCAGCTGACCCGAGCAAGTACCAACCCGCCACACCGCTCTCGTCCCTGTCTCAGCTCACCACGACACTTCCGGGCGCCCTTCAGCAAGGGATCACCTCGACTACCGAGTCCACCTTGAAGACGGAAACGACGACCAAGCCGTCCGACAAGAAGAAGCTCGCGACCACCCAAGCCATCGGCGATACCAAGCCGTTGACTCAACGTGGTGCGCGACAGTGAAAAGGCTGAGCCGCAGACCAAGACCGAGGAAGTAACCCATACCTCGGATCCTGTAGTGACCGTTGACAAGTCGGCCAAGGACGAGCCGAAGGACACAACGCAGTCCCCCGACAAAGAGAGGCCGAACGCGGACAAGGACTCCGAAGCCGGGAAATCCTAACCATGGTGGTGAGCGCTGCCCGACCCGTGGGTGCAGCCAGGCCCAGGGACGAAACCCGGTGTTATTTAGGGAATTTCGACACGATCTTGTCGGCGATCTCGGCTGCCGATGTGACCGGAGCCTGCTGCCGCGGCTTGCAGGCCTGAATGTCGAGGATCACGTTCGCGGCGAGCTGAAGCACACGCTGGCACGACCGGACCTGGTCGCCGCTGGTCCGGGTGTACGGCAGCGCGAGCCGGGTGTCGGTCTTGGTCAGGTCGCCACTTCGCCAGCCGGGCAATGCCTGGCCGTTGAGTTGAATGTTCAGCGTGTGGTTGCTGCACTTCGACCATCGGTCCGTCGACTCGGTGAGGAACTGCCGCGCCCCATCGGCGGTGCGATACGACACGACCGATTGCACGACGAGGAAGTTCCAGTCGTCGATATCCGGCGCCCGAACCAGTTGTTGGCGCACCGATTTCCAGTGACTGGACTCGTAGATCGGCGCCTCGTTCACCTGCCAGACGCCTAGGCAGTTCAGGTTCGGCAGCAGGTTGCGATGATCACCCATCTGCGACACCGGCGTGTGCGCGGTCATGCCCGTCGTACCCATGATCGCGTCCAACTCGTCGGCAGTCGCGAGCGACGCGGTGAGCACGGTGTCGGGAACCAACTTCGTTTCCGACGCGCCCGAGGTGGCCCCACCGCAACCGGCAAGGACAAAGCTGAGCACGAACGCCCCAAAGACAAAGCGGTTCACTGATTTACGCGTGCGTCCCGGCGTTGGCGCAAGCCTGCTGAACCAGCTCGGCTTGGGTGTTCATCTCGTTGGC from Mycobacterium sp. JS623 encodes:
- a CDS encoding DUF7715 family protein gives rise to the protein MKILTATAQGADREDDFCNGIEGEIVVPAMVCDSPNCGCDRSFSGLNSHTATTTLMVREVDLTIDDLEEAAIGWAEAGGWAKLITENPEPDDGPDPVRAFARDLVQDSAGFAADYAEGTILMCGTTASPPTSRSAARPRTSPTPAMGCR
- a CDS encoding PE-PPE domain-containing protein is translated as MRYDRVAAYVTQRGKTTYVTYTSNGLPLTNLIRVVPVVGNVIADLTEPVLTAIVNSAYPNGNPIPADPSKYQPATPLSSLSQLTTTLPGALQQGITSTTESTLKTETTTKPSDKKKLATTQAIGDTKPLTQRGARQ
- a CDS encoding sensor domain-containing protein → MNRFVFGAFVLSFVLAGCGGATSGASETKLVPDTVLTASLATADELDAIMGTTGMTAHTPVSQMGDHRNLLPNLNCLGVWQVNEAPIYESSHWKSVRQQLVRAPDIDDWNFLVVQSVVSYRTADGARQFLTESTDRWSKCSNHTLNIQLNGQALPGWRSGDLTKTDTRLALPYTRTSGDQVRSCQRVLQLAANVILDIQACKPRQQAPVTSAAEIADKIVSKFPK